In a genomic window of Wyeomyia smithii strain HCP4-BCI-WySm-NY-G18 chromosome 1, ASM2978416v1, whole genome shotgun sequence:
- the LOC129717008 gene encoding uncharacterized protein LOC129717008 has translation MRVGGRLRHAPMSYDQRHPMNLPDKHPLTNLIMIYYHQKLLHAGPQLMIAVVRERFWPLRIKSIARRVVHSCISCFRCKPKVLEQLMGELPPERVTPTFPFLRTGVDYCGPFYYRVTKRSAAIKCYVAVFVCLVTKALHLECVTDLTSDAFIAALKRFTSRKGIPELIECDNGLNFQGAQIELEELARLFRSQQHQNFVIRSIPPRSPNFGGLWKAAVKSMKKHLRCTIGNVVLYHDAFLTLLTQIESCLNSRPLTLLCSDPNDVEVLTPGHFLIHRSLKAIPEPSTEDIPFNRLSRWQQTQEYVRKIWKQWQSEYLSGLQPRTRWTMERDNIKIGTMVLIKEDNQKMIKWKYGRITAIFKGSDHHIRVVTVRTAQGEYRRSISKICVLPIQQSDSPVREDKHQGGK, from the coding sequence ATGCGCGTCGGTGGCCGGTTGCGTCATGCCCCAATGAGCTACGATCAACGTCATCCAATGAACCTGCCGGACAAACACCCCCTAACAAATCTGATAATGATTTACTATCATCAAAAACTGCTTCACGCTGGTCCACAGTTAATGATTGCCGTGGTTCGCGAACGATTTTGGCCACTTCGCATTAAATCTATCGCCCGCAGGGTTGTTCACTCTTGTATCAGTTGTTTTCGCTGTAAGCCAAAGGTCCTGGAACAACTCATGGGTGAATTACCTCCAGAACGTGTTACTCCAACTTTTCCATTCCTGCGTACCGGAGTAGATTACTGTGGTCCTTTCTACTATCGAGTAACCAAGCGAAGTGCAGCTATCAAGTGCTATGTAGCGGTATTTGTGTGCCTAGTGACGAAGGCACTCCATCTCGAATGTGTCACCGATCTCACTTCTGATGCTTTCATTGCCGCTCTTAAGCGCTTCACCTCTCGGAAAGGCATACCGGAACTTATCGAATGCGATAATGGGCTTAATTTTCAGGGAGCTCAAATAGAACTTGAAGAGCTCGCTCGCCTATTTCGATCGCAGCAACATCAGAATTTTGTAATTCGCAGCATACCGCCACGGTCCCCGAACTTCGGTGGGCTCTGGAAAGCAGCAGTAAAATCTATGAAGAAGCATCTACGCTGCACCATAGGAAATGTAGTTCTCTACCACGATGCATTTTTAACCTTGCTCACCCAAATTGAGTCGTGTCTTAATTCTCGTCCATTGACACTGCTATGTTCAGATCCTAATGATGTCGAAGTTCTCACTCCTGGGCATTTTTTAATCCATCGCTCACTGAAAGCCATCCCGGAACCTAGTACAGAAGATATCCCATTTAATCGTCTGAGCCGCTGGCAACAAACTCAAGAGTACGTACGTAAAATCTGGAAGCAGTGGCAGTCTGAATATTTGTCAGGATTACAACCTCGCACTCGTTGGACTATGGAGCGCGACAATATCAAGATCGGAACAATGGTTCTGATAAAAGAAGATAaccaaaaaatgataaaatggaAATATGGGCGAATCACGGCTATTTTCAAGGGAAGTGACCACCACATTCGCGTCGTAACCGTACGAACGGCACAAGGAGAATACAGACGATCTATCAGCAAAATATGTGTGCTACCGATCCAACAGTCCGATTCACCTGTCCGAGAGGATAAACATCAAGGAGGAAAGTAG
- the LOC129717010 gene encoding uncharacterized protein LOC129717010 — protein sequence MVKEPHLVILREPNSRLIGYARLVEESAEYKTTKLNEFFNDKNISLDALIGICTDGEPTNTGTHGGIIRRFELLLKRPLHWFVCLLHFNELPFRHLFGVLDKSSTTGPTSTTGKLSKQIENSEALPVVSDFQRIALENMPPVAEQHEYSTDSQYLYDMAHAISNGVVSVDLANIKPGKIVHSRWLTKAARLLRLYVTMKKPPKNLRILCALCANVF from the exons atggtaaaagaacctcaccttgttattttgagagaaccgaattctcgattgattggttacgcaagactggtagaggaaagtgctgaatacaaaacaacaaaattgaatgaatttttcaacgataaaaacatatctctggatgcattgattggcatatgcactgacggtgagccaacaaacactggcacacacggtggaattatacgaagattcgaattgctgctaaaaagaccattgcattggtttgtttgccttctacacttcaacgaacttccgtttcgacatttgtttggggttttggataaatcatccaccactggaccaacatcaacaaccgggaaactaagcaagcaaattgaaaattctgaagctcttccg gtggtgagcgactttcagagaattgcgttggaaaatatgcctcctgttgcagaacagcacgaatattccaccgattcgcagtacttatacgacatggcacatgcaatttctaatggcgtggtttctgtggatctggctaacataaaaccagggaaaattgtacattctcgctggctcaccaaggccgctagattattacgattatatgtgacaatgaaaaaaccacctaaaaatttaagaattctaTGTGCCttatgtgccaatgtattttaa